From the genome of Papaver somniferum cultivar HN1 chromosome 2, ASM357369v1, whole genome shotgun sequence, one region includes:
- the LOC113348990 gene encoding G-type lectin S-receptor-like serine/threonine-protein kinase SD2-5, with amino-acid sequence MATQVSAGSVFLLFFLLFGTCSASVRKIAQISPGFQGSQMNWVDNEGLFLLSNNSNFAFGFESIKDDVTLFLLVILHKPTSRVLWTANRGSVVRNSDKFTFDKNGDAYLTSGGKNVWSTNTADKGVTSLELLDTGNLVLFGENRNIIWQSFSNPTDTLLSGQEFVGGMKLVSNPNTYKSSFNLEIGSGDMLLYADFPTPQAYWSIKKESRRTINQVNGDVYSASLVSNSWQFFDQKKKLLWQFVFADPDEDVTWAAVLGSDGLVSFYNLNSGGTVAEKMKIPQDSCSTPEPCDPYSICNHADNRCLCPAALNSHPNCSPGVIPACNSSNSAEVELADIGDKLDYFALGYARPITKSDLDSCKNACLKNCSCKVLFFETSSANCFLFDEIGTLQSAQGSSGFVTYIKVPKNFNNGNNAGGGNGSEGKHFPFVVIIVVGTVLVIAGLVYLGLRYHWKKNKKKKPSDDPPNDSEEDNFLENLVGMPIRFSFKDLEEATNHFTVKLGQGGFGSVYRGSLKDGTQLAVKQLEGVGQGTKEFRAEVSIIGSIHHVHLVRLKGFCAEGAHRLLVYEYMGNNSLEKWIFKRNSEKHLLQWETRYNIALGTAKGLAYLHEDCDVKIVHCDIKPENVLLDDNFVAKVSDFGLAKLMSREQSHVFTTLRGTRGYLAPEWITNYAISEKSDVYSYGMVLLEIIGGRKNFDQSEQSEKAHFPSYALKMAEEGKLEAILDPNLTIDKEDESVSNAIKVALWCIQEDMYLRPSMSKVVQMLEGVCAVPMPPTNSKMGQRIYSSFFKSISEDGTSSGPSECFSDAYLSAVRLSGPR; translated from the coding sequence ATGGCGACCCAAGTTTCTGCTGGATCTGTATTTCtgctcttttttcttttatttggaaCTTGTTCTGCTAGTGTTCGAAAAATAGCTCAAATTTCTCCTGGGTTTCAAGGATCTCAAATGAATTGGGTTGATAATGAAGGATTGTTTTTGTTATCTAATAACTCAAATTTTGCATTTGGGTTTGAATCAATCAAAGATGATGTGACTTTATTTCTGTTAGTCATCCTCCATAAGCCAACTTCAAGAGTTCtctggactgcaaacagaggctCAGTGGTGCGGAACTCAGACAAGTTTACATTTGACAAGAATGGAGATGCGTATTTAACCAGTGGAGGGAAAAATGTTTGGTCGACGAATACTGCTGATAAAGGTGTAACTTCATTGGAATTGCTGGATACTGGTAACTTGGTGTTATTCGGCGAAAATCGCAACATAATCTGGCAGAGCTTCAGCAATCCGACTGATACACTTTTGTCAGGTCAGGAATTTGTAGGTGGAATGAAACTTGTAAGTAATCCAAACACTTATAAATCGAGTTTCAATCTTGAAATTGGGTCTGGAGATATGCTTCTTTATGCTGATTTTCCAACTCCACAAGCTTACTGGTCTATTAAGAAGGAGAGCCGCAGGACGATAAATCAAGTTAATGGGGATGTTTATTCTGCATCCCTGGTTTCTAATTCATGGCAGTTCTTTGATCAGAAGAAGAAGTTACTTTGGCAATTTGTTTTCGCCGATCCTGATGAAGATGTGACATGGGCTGCAGTTTTAGGTAGTGATGGGTTAGTTTCCTTCTATAATCTTAATAGTGGCGGAacagttgcagagaagatgaagataccTCAAGATTCATGCAGTACGCCTGAACCATGTGATCCGTATTCCATTTGCAATCATGCTGATAACAGGTGCCTATGTCCTGCAGCTTTGAACTCTCATCCAAATTGCAGTCCTGGGGTCATTCCTGCGTGTAATAGCTCGAATTCGGCGGAGGTGGAGCTTGCAGACATTGGTGATAAACTCGATTATTTTGCGCTTGGGTACGCTCGTCCGATTACTAAATCTGATTTAGACAGTTGCAAAAATGCTTGCCTGAAGAATTGCTCATGTAAAGTGTTGTTTTTTGAAACTAGTTCAGCAAATTGCTTTCTGTTTGACGAAATTGGAACCCTGCAGTCGGCTCAAGGCAGCTCTGGATTTGTCACTTACATTAAGGTTCCAAAGAATTTCAATAATGGAAATAACGCAGGGGGAGGAAATGGCAGCGAGGGAAAGCATTTCCCGTTTGTGGTTATCATTGTTGTTGGAACTGTACTAGTTATAGCTGGTTTAGTATACTTGGGACTTCGATATCAttggaagaagaacaagaagaagaaaccatCGGATGATCCTCCAAATGATTCCGAAGAAGATAATTTCTTAGAAAACTTAGTTGGAATGCCAATCCGATTCAGTTTTAAGGATCTAGAGGAAGCTACTAACCATTTCACTGTAAAGCTTGGGCAGGGAGGGTTTGGTTCAGTCTACCGAGGATCACTAAAAGATGGGACTCAACTAGCTGTTAAACAATTAGAAGGTGTTGGTCAGGGTACGAAAGAGTTCCGTGCAGAAGTTAGCATCATTGGAAGTATTCACCATGTTCATTTGGTAAGGCTCAAGGGATTCTGCGCAGAAGGAGCTCACCGGCTTCTTGTTTATGAGTATATGGGGAACAATTCTCTGgaaaaatggattttcaagaggaaCAGCGAAAAGCATTTGTTGCAGTGGGAAACAAGGTACAATATAGCTCTAGGTACTGCCAAAGGACTGGCTTATCTCCACGAAGATTGCGATGTGAAAATTGTCCACTGCGATATAAAGCCCGAGAACGTTCTTCTTGACGATAACTTTGTAGCCAAAGTATCAGATTTTGGTTTAGCAAAGCTAATGTCAAGAGAGCAGAGTCATGTGTTCACAACACTAAGGGGTACAAGGGGTTATTTGGCACCTGAATGGATAACAAACTACGCAATATCAGAAAAGAGTGACGTTTACAGCTACGGGATGGTTTTGCTTGAAATAATTGGCGGAAGAAAGAATTTTGATCAGTCAGAGCAATCAGAAAAGGCTCATTTTCCGTCATACGCATTAAAAATGGCGGAAGAAGGGAAACTGGAAGCCATCCTTGACCCAAATTTGACGATCGACAAGGAAGACGAAAGCGTGTCCAATGCAATCAAAGTTGCTCTGTGGTGCATACAAGAAGATATGTACCTAAGACCATCGATGAGTAAAGTAGTCCAAATGCTTGAAGGCGTTTGCGCTGTACCTATGCCTCCAACCAACTCTAAAATGGGGCAACGtatttattcttctttctttaaATCGATAAGTGAAGACGGAACTTCATCTGGTCCATCAGAATGCTTCAGTGACGCATATCTTTCAGCTGTTCGATTATCAGGGCCTAGATAA
- the LOC113348991 gene encoding uncharacterized protein LOC113348991 gives MDVHLLLLPPYNTSITQSLHPHFAQFSRVSSTNSSPRTCSSSTSRSHVSFLGSRLKPFTRLVRCHSNSGTPSPKSDGEDIVPVLGIDEILSKFQHRTQIFFAVLFWMSLFFWACATDGNNDGGSSKRSGFRR, from the exons ATGGACGTCCATCTTCTGCTTCTTCCTCCGTACAACACATCCATAACCCAATCCCTGCATCCCCATTTTGCCCAATTCTCTCGCGTTTCCAGTACCAATTCTAGCCCTAGAACTTGCTCCTCTTCCACTTCCAGGTCTCATGTTTCATTTTTAGGGTCTCGGTTAAAACCCTTTACTCGGTTGGTCCGTTGCCACTCAAATTCCGGCACCCCTTCACCAAAATCTGATGGAGAAGACATCGTTCCCGTCTTAG GTATAGATGAAATTCTGTCTAAGTTCCAACATCGTACACAGATATTCTTTGCTGTTCTGTTTTGGATGTCTCTCTTCTTTTGGGCTTGTGCAACAGATGGGAATAATGATGGTGGGTCAAGCAAGCGCTCTGGCTTTAGAAGATGA
- the LOC113348992 gene encoding uncharacterized protein LOC113348992 isoform X2, which produces MGGCLGCCSLPTHLLSTDEKGQRGQRQPVRKPSILEDFWSTTSTCEMDNGFLLWKQVREQWLGNKKSDKPSAKGREPVLSWNATYEGLLGTNKPFARPVPLSEMVDFLVDVWEQEGLYD; this is translated from the exons ATGGG AGGTTGCCTTGGATGCTGTTCTCTGCCTACACATCTTCTTTCCACAGACGAGAAGGGACAAAGAGGTCAGCGCCAACCTGTTAGGAAGCCCAGCATATTGGAGGATTTCTGGAGTACGACCAGCACATGTGAGATGGACAATG GTTTTCTTCTCTGGAAGCAAGTTAGGGAGCAGTGGTTAGGAAATAAGAAGTCTGACAAACCGTCAGCGAAGGGACGGGAACCCGTATTAAG TTGGAATGCAACATATGAAGGCTTGCTTGGTACCAATAAGCCCTTTGCCCGACCAGTTCCTCTCTCT GAAATGGTAGATTTTCTTGTCGATGTTTGGGAGCAGGAAGGTCTGTATGATTGA
- the LOC113348992 gene encoding uncharacterized protein LOC113348992 isoform X1 — translation MGGCLGCCSLPTHLLSTDEKGQRGQRQPVRKPSILEDFWSTTSTCEMDNGTALQSQRSISSINTSNQTFDPLSGTGSTSNPTEFVNHGFLLWKQVREQWLGNKKSDKPSAKGREPVLSWNATYEGLLGTNKPFARPVPLSEMVDFLVDVWEQEGLYD, via the exons ATGGG AGGTTGCCTTGGATGCTGTTCTCTGCCTACACATCTTCTTTCCACAGACGAGAAGGGACAAAGAGGTCAGCGCCAACCTGTTAGGAAGCCCAGCATATTGGAGGATTTCTGGAGTACGACCAGCACATGTGAGATGGACAATGGTACTGCACTTCAGTCTCAAAGAAGCATCTCATCAATTAACACATCAAACCAAACATTTGATCCACTTAGTGGAACTGGCAGCACAAGCAACCCTACTGAATTTGTGAACCATG GTTTTCTTCTCTGGAAGCAAGTTAGGGAGCAGTGGTTAGGAAATAAGAAGTCTGACAAACCGTCAGCGAAGGGACGGGAACCCGTATTAAG TTGGAATGCAACATATGAAGGCTTGCTTGGTACCAATAAGCCCTTTGCCCGACCAGTTCCTCTCTCT GAAATGGTAGATTTTCTTGTCGATGTTTGGGAGCAGGAAGGTCTGTATGATTGA
- the LOC113348992 gene encoding uncharacterized protein LOC113348992 isoform X3, with amino-acid sequence MDNGTALQSQRSISSINTSNQTFDPLSGTGSTSNPTEFVNHGFLLWKQVREQWLGNKKSDKPSAKGREPVLSWNATYEGLLGTNKPFARPVPLSEMVDFLVDVWEQEGLYD; translated from the exons ATGGACAATGGTACTGCACTTCAGTCTCAAAGAAGCATCTCATCAATTAACACATCAAACCAAACATTTGATCCACTTAGTGGAACTGGCAGCACAAGCAACCCTACTGAATTTGTGAACCATG GTTTTCTTCTCTGGAAGCAAGTTAGGGAGCAGTGGTTAGGAAATAAGAAGTCTGACAAACCGTCAGCGAAGGGACGGGAACCCGTATTAAG TTGGAATGCAACATATGAAGGCTTGCTTGGTACCAATAAGCCCTTTGCCCGACCAGTTCCTCTCTCT GAAATGGTAGATTTTCTTGTCGATGTTTGGGAGCAGGAAGGTCTGTATGATTGA